The following proteins are encoded in a genomic region of Pseudomonas sp. Os17:
- a CDS encoding putative porin, with amino-acid sequence MRLASTKTAAALCGGLLLAMSVPASAAVDAKLLDMLKANGSISQAQYVELQAELAKDQKAQQIAQQAQQETNEQVAAAAKKANELSAFDQKLAWAAKTQFKGDVRVRQETVKIDGESNNGGRDKDRQRIRARLGAYSEINPQVDTGIRIATGGGDDARSTNQDMDNYFDKKQIWLDLGYIDYHPDAVKNLHVIGGKMLQPWVSMGDVIWDSDINPEGLAVTYKYPLGGSAELFGSLGNYSLKDNVDGEGVQFRHDLRLTAGQLGSRFAITDNLKLTVGGSVYAYQNDKDSRCTGTSTPCALAVNGNSADNQFRLYEGFSQIDIGGLPMPLSFYGQYVKNNDAVNDQDTAWLLGAKSKVFGFNLDYNYRDVQRNAVVGAFTDSDFANGTTGSRGHKFKVGYDIDKNFALGATYFLTKADYSSRTQRDANTNTLQLDAEAKF; translated from the coding sequence ATGCGTCTTGCTTCCACGAAAACCGCGGCGGCCCTGTGTGGCGGCCTGTTACTGGCCATGAGCGTTCCCGCCAGTGCTGCGGTCGACGCCAAACTGCTCGACATGCTCAAGGCCAACGGCTCGATTTCCCAGGCGCAGTACGTTGAACTGCAAGCCGAGCTGGCCAAGGATCAGAAGGCCCAGCAAATCGCTCAGCAAGCGCAGCAAGAAACCAACGAACAAGTGGCGGCGGCCGCCAAGAAAGCCAACGAGCTGAGCGCCTTCGACCAGAAGCTGGCCTGGGCGGCCAAGACTCAGTTCAAGGGCGACGTTCGGGTCCGCCAGGAAACCGTCAAGATCGACGGCGAATCCAACAACGGCGGCCGCGACAAGGATCGTCAGCGCATCCGTGCCCGCCTGGGCGCCTACAGCGAGATCAACCCGCAGGTGGACACCGGCATCCGCATCGCCACCGGCGGCGGCGACGATGCCCGCTCCACCAACCAGGACATGGACAACTACTTCGACAAGAAACAGATCTGGCTGGACCTGGGCTACATCGACTATCACCCGGACGCCGTCAAGAACCTGCACGTGATCGGCGGCAAGATGCTGCAACCCTGGGTCAGCATGGGCGATGTGATCTGGGACAGTGACATCAACCCTGAAGGCCTGGCCGTCACCTACAAGTACCCGCTGGGCGGCAGCGCCGAACTGTTCGGCAGCCTGGGCAACTACAGCCTCAAGGACAACGTCGACGGCGAAGGCGTGCAGTTCCGTCACGACCTGCGCCTGACCGCCGGCCAACTGGGTAGCCGCTTCGCCATCACCGACAATCTGAAGCTGACCGTCGGCGGCAGCGTCTATGCCTACCAGAACGACAAGGACAGCCGTTGCACCGGCACATCCACGCCTTGTGCCCTGGCGGTCAACGGCAACTCGGCCGACAACCAGTTCCGCCTGTACGAAGGTTTCAGCCAGATCGACATCGGCGGCCTGCCGATGCCGCTGTCGTTCTACGGCCAGTACGTGAAGAACAACGATGCGGTGAACGATCAGGACACCGCCTGGCTGCTGGGCGCCAAGTCGAAAGTGTTCGGCTTCAACCTCGACTACAACTACCGCGACGTGCAGCGCAATGCCGTGGTCGGCGCCTTTACCGACTCCGACTTCGCCAACGGCACCACCGGTTCCCGTGGCCACAAGTTCAAGGTCGGTTACGACATCGACAAGAACTTCGCCCTGGGCGCGACCTACTTCCTGACCAAGGCCGACTACTCCAGCCGCACCCAGCGCGACGCCAATACCAACACCCTGCAACTGGACGCCGAAGCCAAGTTCTAA
- a CDS encoding MFS transporter, giving the protein MTYRYKVAVVFLLGFFIDCVNIFMSAVALPSIAGHLQVSSAAVAWVANAYILGLTLVIAISTWLAGRFGNRQVLCASMLLFSGAGLMCGLADSFMSLVFWRLVQGMAGGLLIPLGQALTFNLFQGAQRSRISTLVMAVALLAPALSPTLGGAIVDHSSWRWVFFASLPLSLLAALLSWCWIAPGPSAPADRPDLRGLLLVSASLGGLLLGMSLYGSGYPAYQAAPSLIAGLLLAECYRRHCRACARPIVELRLLKNPRLGLSVAIYHAIPGIFTGVNLLSLFFLQEHLHLSARHSGMFMLLYAAGALLAMLVGGRCYNRLGAARLFAMALVLHSAGIASLCWVDSAADLPLLMMAYLLMGLGGGAGANTAQTTALLDFNGADTHRASVIWNINRQVAFSLGAAWLLMLYNLLLGYADATGAYHLSLLLAAAAGLLPLLTLNQLPTMKATHAQLDH; this is encoded by the coding sequence ATGACTTACAGATACAAAGTGGCGGTGGTATTTCTCCTCGGGTTCTTTATCGACTGCGTCAACATCTTCATGTCGGCGGTGGCCCTGCCCAGCATTGCCGGCCACTTGCAGGTGTCCAGCGCCGCCGTGGCCTGGGTCGCCAATGCCTACATCCTTGGCCTGACCCTGGTGATCGCCATCAGCACCTGGCTGGCCGGGCGCTTCGGCAACCGCCAGGTGCTCTGCGCCTCGATGCTGCTGTTCAGCGGCGCGGGGCTGATGTGCGGGCTGGCCGACAGCTTCATGTCGCTGGTGTTCTGGCGGCTGGTCCAGGGCATGGCCGGCGGCCTGCTGATTCCCCTGGGGCAGGCGCTGACCTTCAACCTGTTCCAGGGCGCGCAACGCTCGCGGATCTCCACCCTGGTGATGGCCGTGGCCCTGCTGGCGCCGGCACTGTCGCCGACGCTGGGCGGCGCGATTGTCGATCACAGCTCCTGGCGCTGGGTGTTCTTCGCCAGCCTGCCGCTGTCGCTGCTGGCGGCGCTGCTGTCCTGGTGCTGGATCGCCCCTGGACCCTCGGCGCCCGCGGATCGCCCGGACCTGCGCGGCCTGCTGCTGGTGAGCGCGAGCCTCGGCGGCCTGCTGCTGGGCATGTCGCTGTACGGCAGCGGCTACCCGGCGTATCAGGCGGCACCGAGCCTGATCGCCGGGCTGCTGTTGGCCGAGTGCTATCGGCGCCACTGCCGGGCCTGCGCCCGTCCGATCGTCGAACTGCGGCTGCTGAAAAACCCGCGCCTGGGCCTGTCGGTGGCGATCTATCACGCCATTCCGGGGATCTTCACCGGAGTCAATCTGCTGAGCCTGTTCTTCCTCCAGGAGCACCTGCACCTGAGTGCCCGGCACAGCGGCATGTTCATGCTGCTGTACGCCGCCGGCGCGCTGCTGGCGATGCTGGTGGGCGGACGCTGCTACAACCGCCTGGGCGCCGCGCGGCTGTTCGCCATGGCCCTGGTGCTGCACAGCGCCGGCATCGCCAGCCTGTGCTGGGTCGACTCGGCCGCCGACCTGCCGCTGCTGATGATGGCCTACCTGCTGATGGGCCTGGGCGGCGGTGCCGGCGCCAACACCGCGCAGACCACTGCCCTGCTCGACTTCAACGGCGCCGATACACACCGGGCCAGCGTGATCTGGAACATCAACCGGCAGGTGGCGTTCAGCCTCGGCGCCGCCTGGTTGCTGATGCTCTACAACCTGCTGCTGGGGTACGCCGATGCCACCGGCGCCTACCACCTGAGCCTGTTGCTGGCCGCTGCGGCCGGTCTGCTGCCGCTGCTGACCCTGAACCAACTCCCCACCATGAAGGCCACCCATGCCCAACTCGATCATTGA
- a CDS encoding LysR family transcriptional regulator, translating to MTVSDHFHGQLHRVQTFLAVVDFGSYTRAAQYLGISKAMASLHVKTLEQALASTLLVRTTRQVTLTETGEDLYHEFKGIVANIDTAFDNVLHGRNRVSGKLRISSTAEYAETFVLPILPLFTARYPEVRLSYHFNSSLNDLVAEKLDLVIRLGHLADSGFKGRKLADYAIALVASPALLQGRELQRIEDLSALPWIGNSNLAGPPGWTFSHPRRGEVEVKVSPGHESNSATAIRALALAGLGLAVLPEWMVLDDLGSGRLVRVLPQYGLAPQPVHVLFPNSAHLPRKSRVFIDFLAEHLGH from the coding sequence TTGACAGTGAGCGATCATTTTCACGGCCAGCTGCACCGGGTGCAGACCTTCCTCGCGGTGGTCGACTTCGGCTCCTACACCCGCGCCGCGCAATACCTGGGCATCAGCAAGGCCATGGCCAGCCTGCATGTGAAGACCCTTGAGCAGGCACTGGCGAGTACCTTGCTGGTGCGCACCACGCGGCAGGTGACCCTGACCGAAACCGGCGAGGACCTTTACCACGAGTTCAAGGGGATTGTCGCCAATATCGACACTGCCTTCGACAACGTGCTGCATGGGCGCAACCGGGTCAGCGGCAAGCTGCGCATCAGTTCCACGGCGGAGTACGCCGAGACGTTCGTGTTGCCGATCCTGCCGCTGTTCACCGCGCGCTATCCCGAGGTGCGCCTGAGCTATCACTTCAACTCATCGCTGAATGATCTGGTGGCGGAAAAGCTCGACCTGGTGATTCGCCTCGGCCACCTGGCGGATTCGGGGTTCAAGGGACGCAAGCTGGCGGACTACGCCATTGCCCTGGTGGCCAGCCCGGCGCTGCTTCAGGGCCGGGAGTTGCAGCGGATCGAGGACCTGAGCGCGCTGCCGTGGATCGGCAACAGCAACCTGGCCGGGCCGCCGGGTTGGACCTTCAGCCATCCGCGCCGCGGCGAGGTGGAGGTAAAGGTCAGTCCGGGGCACGAATCCAACTCGGCGACGGCGATTCGTGCCTTGGCCTTGGCGGGCCTGGGGCTGGCGGTGCTGCCGGAGTGGATGGTCCTCGACGACCTGGGCAGCGGCCGCCTGGTGCGGGTATTGCCGCAGTACGGCCTGGCCCCGCAGCCAGTGCATGTGCTGTTTCCCAACAGCGCGCACCTGCCGCGCAAATCCCGGGTGTTCATCGATTTTCTTGCCGAACACCTGGGGCATTGA
- a CDS encoding GNAT family N-acetyltransferase, with the protein MPLQSLNSLSAVDPVQWDGLLKDGQPFVRHAFLSALEDSGSLGPRSGWQAEHLLHVEDGRLLAALPSYRKWHSYGEYVFDHGWADACARAGIDYYPKLLTAVPFSPVSGARVLAATQADAFELLKSLPGYLEIEGLSSAHINFTDDFSDAALEQQPGWLQRLGCQFHWQNRGYRDFQDFLDALSSRKRKQMRKEREQVAGQGFDFQWFEGHELDEAHWDFVYACYANTYAVRRQSPYLTRTFFSLLAERMPEAIRVVLAKQGGRPVAMAFSLVGGDSFYGRYWGCLAEFDRLHFETCFYQGMEYAIAQGLQRFDAGAQGEHKLIRGFEPVLTRSWHYLRHPGLNAAVKDFLQQERSGISAYAEEARDALPYRQA; encoded by the coding sequence ATGCCGCTGCAATCCTTGAACAGTCTGTCTGCCGTCGATCCTGTGCAATGGGATGGCCTGCTCAAGGATGGGCAACCCTTTGTGCGCCATGCCTTTCTCAGTGCCCTGGAAGACAGCGGCAGCCTCGGCCCGCGCTCGGGCTGGCAGGCCGAGCACCTGTTGCATGTGGAGGACGGCCGCCTGCTGGCGGCCCTGCCCAGCTATCGCAAATGGCACTCTTACGGCGAGTACGTGTTCGATCACGGCTGGGCCGATGCCTGCGCGCGGGCCGGGATCGACTATTACCCCAAGCTGCTGACGGCGGTGCCTTTCAGCCCGGTCAGTGGCGCGCGGGTGCTGGCGGCGACCCAGGCGGATGCCTTCGAGCTGCTGAAAAGCCTGCCCGGCTACCTGGAGATCGAAGGGCTTTCCAGCGCCCATATCAACTTCACCGACGACTTCAGCGACGCTGCCCTGGAACAGCAACCGGGCTGGTTGCAGCGCCTGGGCTGTCAGTTCCATTGGCAGAATCGCGGCTATCGGGACTTTCAGGATTTTCTCGACGCCCTGAGCTCGCGCAAGCGCAAGCAGATGCGCAAGGAGCGTGAGCAGGTGGCGGGGCAGGGCTTTGATTTCCAGTGGTTCGAAGGCCATGAACTGGACGAGGCGCACTGGGACTTCGTCTACGCCTGCTACGCCAACACCTATGCGGTGCGGCGCCAGTCGCCCTACCTGACCCGGACCTTCTTCAGCCTGCTGGCCGAGCGCATGCCCGAGGCGATCCGCGTGGTCCTGGCCAAACAGGGCGGGCGCCCGGTGGCCATGGCTTTCAGTCTGGTGGGCGGCGACAGCTTCTACGGCCGCTATTGGGGCTGCCTAGCGGAGTTCGACCGCCTGCATTTCGAGACCTGTTTCTACCAGGGCATGGAGTACGCGATTGCCCAGGGGCTGCAACGCTTCGACGCGGGAGCCCAGGGCGAGCACAAGCTGATCCGTGGCTTTGAACCGGTGCTGACCCGTTCCTGGCACTACCTGCGCCACCCCGGCCTGAATGCCGCGGTGAAGGATTTCCTGCAGCAGGAGCGCAGCGGCATTAGTGCCTACGCCGAGGAGGCGAGGGACGCCTTGCCCTATCGGCAGGCGTGA
- the aqpZ gene encoding aquaporin Z encodes MSLFKRSVTEMLGTFWLVLGGCGSAVLAAAFPNVGIGLLGVALAFGLTVLTMAFAIGHISGCHLNPAVSVGLVVGGRFPARELPAYIVAQVLGGVIAAALLYFIASGKPGFELASGLASNGYGAHSPGGYSMAAGFVCELVMTLMFVVIILGATDKRAPAGLAPIAIGLALTLIHLISIPVTNTSVNPARSTGPALIVGGWALQQLWLFWLAPILGAVIGGVVYRWLGKEDS; translated from the coding sequence ATGTCTTTGTTCAAACGTTCCGTTACCGAAATGCTCGGTACTTTCTGGCTGGTCCTGGGCGGGTGCGGCAGCGCCGTGCTCGCCGCGGCCTTTCCCAATGTCGGCATCGGCCTGCTGGGCGTCGCCCTGGCCTTCGGCCTGACGGTGCTGACCATGGCCTTCGCCATCGGCCATATCTCCGGTTGTCACTTGAATCCCGCCGTGTCCGTAGGGCTGGTGGTGGGCGGGCGCTTTCCGGCCAGGGAACTGCCGGCCTATATCGTCGCCCAGGTGCTCGGTGGGGTGATCGCCGCGGCGTTGCTGTACTTCATCGCCAGCGGCAAGCCCGGTTTCGAACTGGCCTCGGGGCTGGCTTCCAACGGCTATGGCGCCCACTCCCCCGGCGGCTATTCCATGGCCGCGGGGTTCGTCTGCGAGCTGGTGATGACCTTGATGTTCGTGGTGATCATCCTTGGCGCCACCGACAAGCGCGCCCCGGCGGGGCTGGCGCCGATCGCCATCGGCCTGGCCCTGACCCTGATCCACCTGATCTCGATCCCGGTCACCAACACCTCGGTCAACCCGGCCCGCAGCACCGGCCCGGCGCTGATCGTCGGCGGCTGGGCGTTGCAGCAGCTGTGGCTGTTCTGGCTGGCGCCGATCCTCGGCGCGGTGATCGGTGGCGTGGTCTACCGCTGGCTGGGCAAGGAAGACAGCTGA
- a CDS encoding ABC transporter ATP-binding protein, producing MLFRRFEQLIDIFRDAPSATPPNRVLPFYFHYIKQVWPSFVALLVVGLFVALIEVSLFSYLSTIIDLAQGTPSARVFTDHGLELAWMAVVALLFRPLMVGLHDLLMHQTINPGMTSLIRWQNHSYVLRQSLNFFQNDFAGRIAQRIMQTGYSLQDSSVQVIDALWHVTIYAIGSLVLFADADWRLMIPLLLWIAGFIGAMRYFVPRIQQRSVDASDARSKLMGRIVDGYTNITTLKLFAHTHFEQSYAREAIAEQTEKSQLAGRVVTAMDVTITSLNGLLIVSTTGLALWLWSQSLISAGAIALATGLVIRIVNMSGWIMWVINGIFENIGMVEDGLQTIAQPLQLTDREQAPKLAVANGGVRFEHVEFHYGKANKVISDLNLDIRPGEKIGLIGPSGAGKSTLVNLLLRLYDLQGGQILIDGQNIAEVTQESLRERIGMITQDTSLLHRSIRDNLLYGRPDATDKELWEAVRKARADEFIPLLSDAQGRTGFDAHVGERGVKLSGGQRQRIAIARVLLKDAPILIMDEATSALDSEVEAAIQESLETLMQGKTVIAIAHRLSTIARMDRLVVLEQGRIAETGTHAELLARGGLYARLWQHQTGGFVGID from the coding sequence ATGCTCTTTCGTCGTTTTGAACAACTGATCGATATCTTCCGCGACGCCCCCAGCGCCACCCCGCCCAATCGGGTCCTGCCCTTCTACTTCCACTACATCAAGCAAGTCTGGCCGAGCTTCGTCGCCCTGCTGGTGGTGGGCCTGTTCGTGGCCCTGATCGAGGTGTCGCTGTTCAGCTACCTGAGCACCATCATCGACCTGGCCCAGGGCACGCCCAGCGCCCGGGTATTCACCGACCACGGCCTGGAACTGGCCTGGATGGCGGTGGTGGCCCTGCTGTTCCGCCCCTTGATGGTCGGCCTGCACGACTTGCTGATGCACCAGACCATCAACCCCGGCATGACCAGCCTGATCCGCTGGCAGAACCACAGCTACGTGCTGCGCCAGAGCCTGAACTTTTTCCAGAACGATTTCGCCGGGCGCATTGCCCAGCGCATCATGCAGACCGGCTATTCGCTGCAGGACTCCTCGGTGCAGGTGATCGACGCCCTGTGGCACGTGACCATCTACGCCATCGGCTCCCTGGTGCTGTTCGCCGACGCCGACTGGCGCCTGATGATCCCGCTGCTGCTGTGGATCGCCGGCTTCATCGGCGCCATGCGCTACTTCGTGCCGCGCATCCAGCAGCGCTCGGTGGACGCCTCCGACGCCCGCTCCAAACTCATGGGGCGGATCGTCGACGGCTACACCAACATCACCACCCTCAAGCTCTTCGCCCACACCCATTTCGAGCAGAGCTACGCCCGCGAGGCCATCGCCGAGCAGACCGAGAAAAGCCAGCTGGCCGGGCGCGTGGTCACCGCCATGGACGTGACCATCACCAGCCTCAACGGCCTGCTGATCGTCAGTACCACGGGCCTGGCCCTGTGGCTGTGGAGCCAGTCGCTGATCAGCGCCGGGGCCATCGCCCTGGCCACCGGCCTGGTGATCCGCATCGTCAACATGTCCGGCTGGATCATGTGGGTGATCAACGGCATCTTCGAAAACATCGGCATGGTCGAGGACGGTCTGCAGACCATCGCCCAGCCGCTGCAGCTCACCGACCGCGAGCAGGCGCCCAAGCTGGCCGTGGCCAACGGCGGCGTGCGCTTCGAGCATGTGGAGTTCCATTACGGCAAGGCCAACAAGGTGATCAGCGACCTCAACCTGGACATCCGTCCCGGGGAGAAGATCGGCCTGATCGGTCCGTCCGGGGCCGGCAAGTCGACCCTGGTCAACCTGCTGCTGCGCCTGTACGACCTGCAGGGCGGGCAAATCCTCATCGACGGCCAGAACATCGCCGAAGTGACCCAGGAAAGCCTGCGCGAACGCATCGGCATGATCACCCAGGACACCTCGCTGCTGCACCGCTCGATCCGCGACAACCTGCTCTACGGCCGCCCCGACGCCACGGACAAGGAACTCTGGGAAGCGGTGCGCAAGGCCCGCGCCGATGAGTTCATCCCGCTGCTGTCCGACGCCCAGGGCCGGACCGGTTTCGATGCGCATGTCGGTGAGCGCGGGGTCAAGCTGTCCGGCGGCCAGCGCCAGCGCATCGCCATCGCCCGGGTACTGCTCAAGGACGCGCCGATCCTGATCATGGACGAGGCCACCTCGGCCCTGGACTCGGAAGTCGAAGCGGCGATCCAGGAAAGCCTGGAAACCCTGATGCAGGGCAAGACCGTGATCGCCATCGCCCACCGCCTCTCCACCATCGCCCGCATGGACCGCCTAGTGGTCCTGGAACAGGGGCGCATCGCCGAGACCGGCACCCACGCCGAACTGCTGGCCCGTGGCGGTCTGTATGCACGCCTGTGGCAGCACCAGACCGGAGGATTCGTCGGCATCGACTGA
- a CDS encoding peptidylprolyl isomerase, protein MLKKIALVAGSVLFAANLMAAQPAKAPHVLLDTSFGKIEVELDPVKAPISSKNFLDYVDSGFYTNTIFHRVIPGFMVQGGGFTAQMVQKDTRDPIKNEASNGLHNVRGTLSMARTSNPNSATSQFFINVADNAFLDPGRDAGYAVFAKVVSGMDVVDQIVNSQTTTKQGMQNVPVDPVLIKSAKRID, encoded by the coding sequence ATGCTGAAAAAAATCGCCCTCGTCGCCGGCTCCGTGCTGTTCGCTGCCAACCTGATGGCCGCCCAACCGGCCAAGGCGCCCCACGTCCTGCTGGACACCAGCTTCGGCAAGATCGAAGTCGAACTGGACCCGGTCAAGGCCCCGATCTCCAGCAAGAACTTCCTCGACTACGTCGACAGCGGCTTCTACACCAACACCATCTTCCACCGGGTGATCCCGGGCTTCATGGTTCAGGGCGGCGGTTTCACCGCGCAGATGGTGCAGAAAGACACCCGCGACCCGATCAAGAACGAAGCCTCCAACGGCCTGCATAACGTACGCGGCACCCTGTCCATGGCCCGCACCTCCAACCCCAACTCGGCCACCAGCCAGTTCTTCATCAACGTCGCCGACAACGCCTTCCTCGACCCGGGCCGCGATGCCGGCTACGCCGTATTCGCCAAGGTGGTGAGCGGCATGGACGTGGTGGACCAGATCGTCAATTCCCAGACCACCACCAAGCAAGGCATGCAAAACGTGCCTGTGGACCCGGTGCTGATCAAGTCGGCCAAGCGCATCGACTGA
- a CDS encoding alpha/beta fold hydrolase codes for MAYFEHEGCTLHYEEYGRGDPLLLVHGLGSSAQDWEKQIPELSNRYRLIVPDLRGHGRSDKPRERYSIPGFTADIVALIEHLNLGPAHYVGLSMGGMIGFQLGVDQPQLLKSLCIVNSAPEVKVRSANDYWQWFKRWSLARVLSLATIGQALGQRLFPKPEQGELRRKMAERWAKNDKRAYLASFDAIVGWGVQERLGRITCPTLVVSADHDYTPVAVKEAYVKLLPDARLVVIEDSRHATPLDQPQRFNQTLLDFTTTVDTTTQDH; via the coding sequence ATGGCCTATTTCGAGCATGAAGGTTGCACCCTGCACTACGAGGAATACGGCCGGGGGGATCCCCTGCTGCTGGTTCACGGCCTGGGCTCCAGCGCCCAGGACTGGGAAAAGCAGATCCCCGAGCTCTCGAACCGCTACCGCCTGATCGTCCCCGACCTGCGTGGCCACGGACGCTCGGACAAACCCCGGGAGCGCTACAGCATCCCGGGCTTCACCGCCGATATCGTGGCGCTGATCGAACACCTGAACCTGGGCCCCGCGCACTATGTCGGGCTGTCCATGGGCGGCATGATCGGCTTCCAGCTGGGCGTGGATCAGCCGCAGTTGCTCAAAAGCCTGTGCATCGTCAACAGCGCCCCCGAGGTCAAGGTGCGCAGCGCCAACGACTACTGGCAGTGGTTCAAGCGCTGGAGCCTGGCCCGGGTGCTGAGCCTGGCCACCATCGGCCAGGCCCTGGGCCAGCGGCTGTTTCCCAAGCCCGAGCAAGGCGAGTTGCGGCGGAAAATGGCCGAGCGCTGGGCAAAAAACGACAAACGTGCTTATCTCGCCAGCTTCGACGCCATCGTCGGCTGGGGGGTGCAGGAACGTCTGGGCCGTATCACCTGTCCAACCCTGGTCGTCAGCGCCGACCACGACTACACCCCGGTGGCGGTCAAGGAGGCTTATGTCAAACTGCTGCCGGATGCACGGCTGGTGGTGATCGAGGATTCCCGTCACGCCACCCCGCTGGACCAGCCGCAGCGCTTCAACCAAACCCTGCTGGACTTCACAACCACAGTCGACACCACCACCCAGGATCACTGA
- a CDS encoding LysR family transcriptional regulator: protein MKAPRVTLDQWRTLQAVVDHGGFAQAAEALHRSQSSVSYTVARMQDQLGVPLLRIDGRKAVLTEAGGVLLRRSRQLVKQASQLEDLAHHMEQGWEAEVRLVVDAAYPNARLVRALTAFMPQSRGCRVRLREEVLSGVEEVLLEGVADLAISSFNIPGYLGTEMSSVEFVAVAHPEHALHRLQRELHFQDLESQLQVVIRDSGRQQPRDVGWLGAEQRWTVGSLATAATFVGSGLGFAWLPRHLIERELREGLLKVLPLDQGGSRHPTFFLYSNKDKPLGPATQILVELLRTFDTAPLDAPFAAPEQA, encoded by the coding sequence ATGAAAGCGCCCCGCGTGACCCTGGATCAATGGCGCACCCTGCAGGCGGTGGTCGACCACGGCGGCTTCGCCCAGGCCGCCGAAGCCCTGCACCGCTCGCAATCCTCGGTCAGCTACACCGTGGCGCGCATGCAGGACCAGCTCGGTGTGCCGCTGCTGCGCATCGACGGGCGCAAGGCCGTGCTCACCGAAGCCGGCGGCGTGCTGCTGCGCCGCTCGCGGCAACTGGTCAAGCAGGCCAGCCAGCTGGAAGACCTGGCCCACCATATGGAGCAGGGCTGGGAAGCCGAAGTGCGGCTGGTGGTGGACGCCGCCTACCCCAACGCGCGGCTGGTGCGCGCCCTGACCGCCTTCATGCCGCAAAGCCGCGGCTGCCGCGTGCGCCTGCGCGAGGAAGTGCTGTCCGGGGTCGAGGAAGTGCTGCTCGAAGGCGTGGCCGACCTGGCCATCAGCAGTTTCAACATTCCCGGTTACCTGGGCACCGAGATGAGTTCGGTGGAGTTCGTCGCCGTGGCCCACCCGGAACACGCCCTGCACCGCCTGCAACGGGAGCTGCATTTCCAGGACCTGGAAAGCCAGCTGCAAGTGGTGATCCGCGACTCCGGCCGCCAGCAGCCGCGGGATGTGGGTTGGCTCGGCGCCGAACAACGCTGGACCGTGGGCAGCCTGGCCACCGCCGCGACCTTCGTCGGCAGCGGCCTGGGTTTTGCCTGGCTGCCCCGGCACCTGATCGAACGGGAACTGCGCGAAGGCCTGCTCAAGGTCCTGCCCCTGGACCAGGGCGGCAGTCGCCACCCGACCTTCTTCCTCTATTCCAACAAGGACAAACCCCTGGGCCCGGCCACGCAGATCCTCGTGGAACTGCTGCGCACGTTCGACACCGCGCCCCTGGACGCGCCCTTTGCCGCCCCCGAACAAGCCTGA
- a CDS encoding FMN-dependent NADH-azoreductase has product MSRVLIIESSARQQDSVSRQLTQTFIQQWQAAHPGDSITVRDLARHPVPHLDANLLGGWMKPAEQRSAAEQDSLQRSNELTEELLAADVLVLAAPMYNFAIPSTLKAWLDHVLRAGVTFKYTDTGPQGLLTGKRAYVLTARGGIYAGSSADHQEPYLRQVMGFIGIHDVEFIHAEGLNLGGDFHEKGLNQANAKLAQVA; this is encoded by the coding sequence ATGTCCCGCGTCCTGATCATTGAAAGCAGCGCCCGCCAGCAGGATTCCGTATCCCGGCAACTGACCCAGACCTTTATCCAGCAATGGCAGGCCGCTCACCCCGGCGACTCGATCACGGTCCGCGACCTGGCCCGCCACCCGGTGCCGCACCTGGACGCCAACCTGCTGGGGGGCTGGATGAAGCCCGCCGAGCAGCGCAGCGCCGCCGAGCAGGACTCCCTGCAGCGTTCCAACGAATTGACCGAAGAGTTGCTGGCCGCTGACGTGCTGGTGCTGGCCGCGCCGATGTACAACTTCGCCATTCCCAGCACCCTGAAGGCCTGGCTCGACCATGTGCTGCGCGCCGGGGTGACCTTCAAGTACACCGACACCGGGCCCCAGGGCCTGCTCACCGGCAAGCGCGCCTACGTGCTCACTGCCCGTGGCGGCATCTACGCCGGCAGCAGCGCCGATCACCAGGAACCCTACCTGCGTCAGGTGATGGGCTTTATCGGTATCCACGACGTCGAGTTCATCCACGCCGAAGGCCTGAACCTGGGGGGTGACTTCCATGAAAAGGGCCTGAACCAGGCCAATGCCAAGCTGGCCCAGGTGGCCTGA